The following are from one region of the Hyphomicrobiales bacterium genome:
- a CDS encoding DSD1 family PLP-dependent enzyme — MNAPVNINALEVGYDVPAVPGMDEATIQTPCLILDLDALERNIKKMGDYAKSKGMRHRVHGKMHKSVDVAKLQMEMGGACGVCCQKVSEAEVFARGGIKDVLVSNQVRDPAKIDRLARIPKLGARAICCVDDVANVADLSAAAQKHGTQIECLVEIDCGAGRCGVTTTPAVVEIAKAIDAAPGLKFSGLQAYQGAMQHMDSYEDRKAKIDVAVAMVKDAVDTLKAEGLECDIVGGGGTGSYYFESTSGVYNELQCGSYAFMDADYGRILDKDGNRIDQGEWENALFILTSVMSHAKADKAIVDAGLKAQSVDSGLPFIFGRDDVEYVKCSDEHGVVADPKGALKVNDKLRLVPGHCDPTCNVHDWYVGVRGGKVETLWPVSARGKAY, encoded by the coding sequence ATGAACGCACCTGTGAACATCAACGCACTGGAAGTGGGATACGACGTTCCGGCCGTGCCTGGCATGGACGAAGCGACCATTCAAACGCCATGCCTGATCTTGGATCTTGATGCGCTTGAGCGGAACATCAAGAAGATGGGCGACTATGCCAAGTCCAAAGGCATGCGCCACCGCGTGCACGGCAAGATGCACAAATCGGTTGATGTGGCGAAGCTTCAAATGGAGATGGGCGGCGCCTGCGGCGTGTGCTGCCAGAAAGTCTCCGAGGCTGAAGTGTTCGCCCGTGGCGGCATCAAGGATGTGCTGGTTTCCAATCAGGTCCGCGACCCGGCCAAGATCGACCGTCTGGCACGCATCCCGAAGCTTGGCGCACGCGCCATTTGCTGCGTCGATGATGTGGCCAATGTCGCTGATCTTTCAGCTGCCGCGCAAAAGCACGGGACGCAGATTGAGTGCCTCGTTGAGATCGATTGCGGTGCCGGTCGTTGCGGTGTGACGACAACGCCGGCAGTGGTGGAGATCGCCAAAGCCATCGACGCTGCACCGGGTCTGAAGTTCTCCGGCCTGCAAGCCTATCAGGGGGCTATGCAGCACATGGATTCCTACGAAGATCGCAAAGCCAAAATCGATGTGGCGGTCGCGATGGTGAAAGACGCTGTCGACACGTTGAAGGCCGAAGGTCTTGAGTGCGACATCGTTGGCGGTGGTGGCACCGGCTCCTACTATTTTGAGAGCACGTCCGGTGTTTACAACGAACTGCAGTGCGGGTCTTACGCCTTCATGGACGCTGACTATGGCCGCATCCTTGATAAGGACGGCAACCGCATCGACCAGGGCGAATGGGAAAATGCGCTGTTCATCCTGACCAGCGTGATGAGCCACGCCAAGGCCGATAAAGCGATCGTCGATGCGGGCCTCAAAGCCCAGTCGGTTGACAGTGGACTGCCCTTCATCTTCGGCCGCGATGATGTGGAATACGTCAAATGCTCCGATGAGCACGGCGTTGTCGCCGATCCGAAGGGCGCCTTGAAAGTCAATGACAAGCTGCGCTTGGTGCCCGGTCACTGCGACCCGACCTGCAACGTCCATGACTGGTATGTCGGTGTGCGCGGCGGCAAGGTGGAAACCCTCTGGCCGGTGTCGGCGCGCGGCAAAGCTTACTAA
- a CDS encoding pyridoxal-phosphate dependent enzyme, translating to MYIPTYDDVLAAHERIEPHIHRTPILTSSYFNDLVGAQLFFKCENFQKAGAFKVRGASNAVFGLSEEDAKQGVATHSSGNHALSLSYAAGRRGIPCNVVMPRTAPQAKKDAVRGYGGIITECEPSTSSREEVFAQVQAKTGGDFVHPYNDPRVIAGQGTCSRELMEQTDGVDMVIAPIGGGGMISGTCLTLSNIAPETEIIAAEPEQADDAYRSFKAGHIIADDAPVTIADGLKVPLKELTWHFVSNHVTDILTASEQEIIDAMKLTWQRMKIVMEASCSVPLATILKNKDRFAGKRVGVIITGGNVDLDTLPWIK from the coding sequence ATGTACATACCCACTTATGATGATGTCCTGGCCGCGCATGAGCGCATTGAACCGCACATTCATCGCACGCCGATTTTGACGTCGTCTTACTTCAACGATCTCGTTGGCGCGCAGCTGTTCTTCAAATGCGAGAACTTCCAGAAGGCCGGCGCTTTCAAGGTGCGCGGCGCATCGAATGCCGTGTTTGGCCTTTCTGAGGAAGACGCCAAACAGGGCGTGGCCACGCATTCGTCCGGCAACCACGCGCTGTCGCTGAGCTACGCTGCCGGGCGTCGCGGCATTCCCTGCAATGTTGTGATGCCGCGTACCGCGCCGCAGGCGAAGAAGGATGCGGTGCGAGGCTATGGCGGTATCATCACCGAATGCGAGCCATCGACGTCGAGCCGCGAGGAAGTGTTCGCCCAGGTGCAAGCCAAAACCGGTGGCGATTTCGTGCACCCCTACAATGACCCGCGCGTGATCGCCGGTCAGGGCACCTGCTCGCGTGAACTGATGGAACAGACCGACGGTGTCGATATGGTGATCGCGCCAATCGGCGGTGGCGGCATGATTTCCGGCACTTGCTTGACGCTGTCGAATATCGCGCCGGAGACCGAAATCATTGCGGCCGAACCGGAGCAGGCGGACGATGCCTATCGCAGTTTCAAAGCCGGCCATATCATCGCTGATGATGCGCCGGTGACCATCGCCGACGGCCTCAAAGTGCCGCTGAAAGAGTTGACCTGGCACTTTGTGTCCAACCACGTCACCGACATCCTGACCGCCTCAGAGCAAGAGATCATCGATGCGATGAAACTGACCTGGCAGCGCATGAAGATCGTGATGGAAGCCAGCTGCTCGGTGCCGCTTGCCACCATCTTGAAGAACAAGGACCGGTTCGCGGGCAAGCGGGTCGGCGTCATCATCACCGGCGGCAATGTCGATCTCGACACGCTGCCATGGATCAAATGA
- a CDS encoding MerR family transcriptional regulator yields MTDETLLSAADCARRLGLTTKALRVYEARGLIEPRRTEKNWRLYGSREIARLNEILMLQQLGLTLARIGQVLSGQQTDLADFLTLQEETLRSRQARIDRSLALVRSLQSNHADGEVLSLDDMIKLAKETLMTPEKDDAIAWKRYEQSRPRKAVSIYAKILPDYEGSYAMEEGSMVAIRVRENELYLQLLGQPEVLFKPEAKDAFFTTVVAAQVTFQRDETGKVCALTLHQHGHELVAERVGEEAFVSRQKTLEQRIAEKIPLQGSEAVMREMIDQHVSGSIDYDRMTAPLADLARTQADMIEAEMERLGQPGPITFKGVDSNGYDIYEVQFANGRTEWGLSMTPDGLINGLYTRNAV; encoded by the coding sequence ATGACCGACGAAACACTGCTGTCCGCCGCTGACTGCGCCCGCCGCCTTGGCCTCACGACAAAGGCCTTGCGGGTCTATGAAGCCCGTGGCCTGATTGAACCAAGACGCACCGAAAAGAACTGGCGCCTCTACGGCAGCCGCGAGATTGCACGCCTCAACGAGATCTTGATGTTGCAACAACTCGGGCTGACCTTGGCGCGCATCGGACAGGTTCTGTCAGGCCAACAGACCGATCTGGCCGACTTCCTCACCTTGCAGGAAGAGACTTTGCGCAGCCGACAGGCGCGTATCGATCGCAGTCTTGCATTGGTCCGCTCGCTCCAAAGCAACCATGCAGACGGTGAGGTTCTCTCACTGGATGACATGATCAAACTTGCCAAGGAGACTTTGATGACCCCCGAAAAAGACGACGCCATTGCCTGGAAGCGTTACGAACAATCGCGGCCGCGAAAAGCCGTTTCCATCTATGCAAAGATCCTGCCCGACTATGAAGGCAGCTACGCAATGGAAGAAGGCTCGATGGTGGCGATCCGCGTGCGCGAGAACGAGCTTTATCTTCAGCTGCTTGGACAGCCGGAAGTGCTTTTTAAGCCCGAAGCCAAGGATGCGTTTTTCACCACGGTTGTTGCCGCGCAGGTCACTTTTCAACGTGACGAGACCGGCAAGGTTTGCGCCCTAACACTGCATCAGCATGGCCATGAACTGGTCGCCGAGCGCGTCGGCGAGGAGGCCTTCGTATCCAGGCAAAAGACGTTGGAGCAACGCATCGCAGAAAAAATTCCGCTGCAGGGCAGCGAGGCTGTGATGCGCGAGATGATTGACCAGCATGTCAGCGGTTCGATCGACTATGACCGCATGACCGCACCTTTGGCTGACCTAGCGCGCACGCAAGCGGACATGATCGAAGCGGAAATGGAGCGGTTGGGTCAGCCGGGACCGATCACCTTCAAAGGTGTCGATAGCAATGGCTATGACATTTACGAAGTGCAGTTTGCCAATGGACGCACCGAGTGGGGGCTATCGATGACACCCGACGGTCTGATCAATGGCCTCTACACCCGCAACGCCGTGTAG
- the mepA gene encoding penicillin-insensitive murein endopeptidase: MVHASARGQEKGSDSVSIRPSRRAFRASLVATLAAVLSTGLAFAQTVPNPTARPDRAPEAVLPVPVTDTTPARQLFGREPTPAPLAARSIGGYARGCLAGAVPLAVDGPAWQAMRLSRNRNWGHPALVEYLQELAVAGRDEGWNGLLVGDMSQPRGGPMLTGHRSHQIGLDADIWLTPMPDRTLSRQEREEISAISMLQDGTRTISNERWSENHARIIRRAASDDRVARIFVHPAIKEQLCTWESPTADRSWLRRVRPWYGHHYHFHIRLACPDGMVGCQNQNPPPAGDGCGEELAWWLGPEPWQPSDTPARPRPETMLSDLPAACSQVLVAN; encoded by the coding sequence ATGGTCCATGCTTCGGCGCGGGGCCAAGAAAAGGGAAGTGATTCCGTGTCGATCCGACCTTCACGGCGCGCATTCAGAGCCTCTTTGGTGGCCACTTTGGCAGCCGTGCTAAGCACCGGCCTTGCGTTTGCGCAAACTGTTCCCAACCCGACAGCGCGTCCGGACCGGGCGCCTGAAGCGGTTCTTCCGGTGCCCGTCACCGACACCACTCCCGCCCGCCAACTGTTTGGTCGTGAACCGACACCAGCGCCGTTGGCCGCGCGTTCCATCGGTGGCTACGCGCGCGGTTGTCTGGCCGGCGCGGTTCCGCTTGCGGTCGATGGTCCAGCCTGGCAGGCGATGCGCCTGTCGCGCAACCGCAATTGGGGCCATCCTGCTTTGGTGGAATATTTGCAGGAGCTTGCCGTTGCTGGCCGTGACGAGGGTTGGAACGGGCTTTTGGTCGGCGATATGAGCCAGCCGCGCGGCGGCCCCATGCTGACCGGTCACCGGTCCCATCAGATCGGTTTGGATGCCGACATCTGGCTCACACCAATGCCGGACCGGACCCTGTCACGGCAGGAGAGGGAAGAGATCTCGGCCATTTCCATGCTGCAGGATGGCACGCGCACCATCAGCAACGAGCGGTGGAGCGAGAACCATGCGCGCATCATACGCCGCGCGGCCAGCGATGACCGCGTCGCCCGCATCTTTGTCCATCCGGCGATCAAAGAGCAGCTTTGCACCTGGGAGAGCCCAACCGCCGACCGGTCATGGCTGCGACGGGTGCGCCCCTGGTACGGCCATCACTATCATTTTCATATTCGGCTCGCCTGTCCGGATGGCATGGTGGGGTGCCAAAACCAAAACCCGCCGCCTGCTGGCGACGGGTGTGGTGAAGAGCTGGCCTGGTGGCTTGGGCCTGAGCCTTGGCAGCCAAGCGACACGCCGGCCCGGCCGCGCCCGGAAACGATGCTTTCCGATTTGCCGGCCGCGTGTAGCCAGGTACTTGTTGCGAACTAG
- a CDS encoding DUF2799 domain-containing protein, translated as MINALCDRKWLLALACLGLLFALVGCATLSREECLRGDWYQIGLQDGQQGHLLSRLDDHRRACRDTPAIIDEDAYQAGRNIGLQSYCTPVSGYRVAANGDAYGNVCPVASEVSFLQGYVLGEQVHRAEQDIDEAERRVRDLQSRLDEKQKEIEEAQARANAAEGRDAIRHAEQVLWILRNEADDLRADLYDVRLDVSRARSAFRDVQERTSWQLQSLVGE; from the coding sequence ATGATCAATGCCCTTTGCGATCGGAAATGGCTGCTGGCTCTGGCTTGTCTGGGTCTTTTGTTTGCGCTCGTCGGCTGCGCCACGCTGAGCCGTGAAGAATGTCTGCGCGGGGACTGGTACCAGATCGGGTTGCAGGACGGGCAGCAGGGGCACCTGCTCTCAAGGTTGGACGATCACCGCCGCGCCTGCCGCGATACGCCGGCCATCATTGATGAAGATGCCTATCAAGCCGGCCGCAACATCGGCCTTCAATCCTACTGCACGCCGGTCTCCGGCTATCGGGTGGCGGCCAACGGTGATGCTTATGGCAATGTATGCCCTGTCGCCAGCGAGGTCAGCTTCTTGCAAGGCTATGTGTTGGGCGAGCAGGTGCATCGTGCGGAGCAGGATATCGACGAGGCTGAACGGCGTGTGCGAGATCTTCAATCCCGCTTGGACGAGAAGCAGAAAGAAATCGAAGAGGCACAGGCGCGCGCGAACGCCGCTGAAGGGCGTGACGCCATCCGCCATGCCGAGCAAGTGTTATGGATCTTGCGCAATGAGGCCGATGATCTGCGCGCGGACCTTTACGATGTGCGGCTCGATGTGAGCCGCGCCCGAAGCGCCTTCCGCGATGTACAAGAGCGCACCAGCTGGCAATTGCAATCCTTGGTCGGCGAGTGA
- a CDS encoding ornithine cyclodeaminase family protein, whose protein sequence is MWIVPEREIADLMTREAAFEAVEKVFAAMASGDAYNFPVVREAIGHVDALYGFKGGFDRAGLTLGLKAGGYWPNNLETQGIINHQSTVFLFDPDTGRAKAMVGGNLLTALRTAAASSVSIKHLARDDAKVIGMVGAGHQATFQLRAALEQRRFEKVIGWNFHPEMLPNIEKVAQEANLPFEAVELDGMQGADVIISITSSHDAILMADQVSPGTHIACMGTDTKGKQEVDPALLQRAAVFTDEVAQSISIGEAQHAVGQGLIQESDVNQIGAVINGTHGGRTSADQITLFDGTGVGLQDLAVAASVVDLAIEKGIAIEVDF, encoded by the coding sequence ATGTGGATTGTTCCAGAACGCGAGATCGCCGACCTGATGACCCGCGAGGCGGCTTTTGAGGCCGTGGAGAAAGTGTTTGCCGCGATGGCATCGGGTGATGCTTACAATTTCCCGGTGGTGCGTGAGGCGATCGGCCATGTCGATGCGCTCTATGGCTTCAAGGGCGGCTTCGACCGCGCTGGCCTGACGCTCGGCCTCAAAGCCGGTGGCTATTGGCCGAACAATCTTGAGACCCAAGGCATCATCAATCACCAATCCACCGTGTTCCTGTTCGACCCCGATACAGGCCGCGCGAAAGCGATGGTCGGCGGCAATTTGTTGACAGCCCTTCGGACCGCAGCGGCGTCGTCGGTGTCCATCAAACACTTGGCGCGCGATGACGCGAAAGTCATTGGCATGGTCGGTGCCGGTCACCAGGCAACGTTCCAGCTACGCGCAGCCCTTGAGCAACGCAGATTTGAGAAAGTGATCGGTTGGAACTTCCACCCGGAAATGTTGCCCAACATCGAAAAAGTTGCGCAGGAAGCAAACCTGCCATTCGAGGCGGTGGAACTGGACGGGATGCAAGGCGCCGATGTGATCATTTCGATCACATCCTCGCATGATGCGATCCTGATGGCCGATCAGGTCAGCCCGGGCACGCACATCGCCTGCATGGGCACCGACACCAAGGGCAAGCAGGAAGTGGACCCTGCGCTGCTGCAGCGCGCAGCAGTGTTTACCGACGAAGTGGCGCAGTCGATCAGCATCGGCGAGGCGCAGCATGCCGTCGGGCAAGGCCTGATCCAGGAAAGCGACGTCAACCAGATTGGCGCGGTCATCAATGGAACCCATGGCGGTCGGACGAGTGCGGATCAGATCACGCTGTTTGATGGCACCGGCGTCGGCCTGCAAGATCTTGCCGTGGCGGCCAGCGTGGTTGACCTGGCGATCGAAAAAGGCATCGCTATCGAGGTCGATTTCTAA
- a CDS encoding ankyrin repeat domain-containing protein gives MTKSLDQLRRDARALKRDFEAGEAHARQRLRVHPPRPDGAPLKHADYLHVIAQENDFASWPALKLAVELHGMDKAAKLQRMKIALYHGQVQTVERLLADTPDLADGVLGLEIALYRREAVEVALQVDPTCLNRDLGPAPAFVHLARSRMVHAYPERQADMLAIADLLLAHGADVNRGLPVGEGSDHTLSPLYFAIGHADNMPLGRWLLAHGADPNDNESLYHATELGHHEGLKMLLEHGADPRGTNAMLRAMDFHDVEAVRMLLDAGALADEFNDGEVGGEKPWVVPALHQAARRMSPPQMIELLLEAGADPARTYQGCTAYGYARVFGNRDLAQAIEVRGAVPDLTPEEALLAKAADGEDTTGVFVDTAKLPDTYRDIVRVILHLPGKLDHLKRLVALGVEYDRPDSEGLTPVQVAGWEGLPEMMAYILSLSPDLSHVNGYGGTLLSTIIHGSENCPQRAERDYLGCLELALRLGVALPRRALTLAGDPEVATFLADWAEAHPGQVVEGGAA, from the coding sequence ATGACCAAGTCTCTGGACCAATTGCGCCGTGATGCGCGCGCGTTGAAACGCGATTTTGAAGCAGGCGAGGCCCATGCCCGCCAGCGTCTGCGCGTCCATCCCCCACGCCCGGATGGCGCCCCTCTCAAACATGCCGACTATCTGCACGTCATCGCGCAGGAGAACGACTTTGCCAGTTGGCCTGCGCTGAAGCTCGCCGTGGAATTGCACGGCATGGACAAGGCCGCCAAACTGCAAAGAATGAAGATCGCGCTCTATCACGGTCAGGTGCAAACGGTGGAGCGGTTGCTCGCGGACACGCCCGATCTGGCCGATGGCGTCCTTGGTTTGGAAATTGCCCTTTACCGGCGGGAGGCGGTTGAAGTGGCGCTTCAAGTCGACCCGACCTGCCTGAACCGTGATCTGGGTCCTGCGCCCGCCTTTGTGCATCTTGCCCGCTCGCGCATGGTCCATGCCTATCCGGAGCGTCAGGCCGACATGTTGGCGATTGCCGATTTGCTTCTTGCCCATGGCGCTGACGTCAATCGCGGCTTGCCGGTTGGCGAGGGGTCGGACCACACGCTTTCGCCGCTCTATTTCGCCATCGGGCATGCCGACAACATGCCGCTGGGGCGCTGGCTATTGGCGCATGGTGCCGACCCCAACGACAATGAGTCGCTTTATCACGCCACCGAGCTTGGCCACCATGAGGGGCTGAAAATGCTGCTTGAGCATGGCGCCGATCCGCGCGGCACCAACGCGATGCTGCGCGCCATGGATTTCCACGATGTGGAAGCCGTGCGCATGCTGCTGGACGCCGGTGCGCTCGCCGATGAGTTCAATGATGGCGAGGTGGGTGGTGAAAAGCCTTGGGTTGTGCCGGCGCTGCATCAGGCGGCGCGGCGCATGTCACCGCCGCAAATGATCGAGCTATTGCTTGAAGCCGGTGCCGATCCCGCGCGAACCTACCAGGGCTGCACCGCCTACGGGTACGCCCGCGTGTTCGGCAACCGCGATCTTGCGCAAGCGATTGAAGTGCGTGGCGCGGTTCCCGATCTAACGCCGGAAGAAGCCTTGCTTGCCAAGGCCGCTGACGGGGAGGACACCACTGGTGTGTTCGTGGACACGGCCAAACTGCCGGACACCTATCGCGATATTGTCCGGGTGATCCTCCACCTTCCTGGCAAGCTCGATCATCTGAAGCGATTGGTTGCGCTGGGCGTGGAGTATGATCGCCCGGACAGCGAAGGTCTGACGCCGGTCCAGGTGGCCGGTTGGGAAGGGCTGCCGGAGATGATGGCCTATATCCTGTCCCTCAGCCCCGACCTGTCGCATGTTAACGGCTATGGCGGCACGCTGCTTTCGACGATCATTCATGGATCGGAAAACTGCCCGCAACGGGCCGAGCGCGACTATCTGGGCTGCTTGGAACTTGCGCTTCGTCTCGGCGTCGCATTGCCGCGCCGGGCGCTTACGCTTGCCGGAGACCCGGAAGTGGCTACCTTCCTTGCCGATTGGGCTGAAGCTCACCCTGGACAGGTGGTTGAGGGCGGCGCTGCGTAG
- a CDS encoding aldehyde dehydrogenase, with the protein MRVLINGFGRIGRTLLRQILTDSRNSDIEVVGINDIASLETCAYLFCYDSVFGPFPGTVEEAPDALVVDGRAIPFTMLADLSLADLSGVDLVLESTGKAKSREVAERGLKAGAAGVLISGPSDAADITAVFGANADSIGDAKIVSNASCTTNAIAPLLRPLHEALGIARAHITTVHCYTGSQPTVDAPAASLERSRAAAVSMVPTSTSAATQVARVLPAMADKLTVSAVRVPCISVSAIDAVIQLERAPDRPLDHLLRETFAGSTLVGLTDDPCVSTDMRARPESLVLAMPETRQVGDRQVRLFGWYDNEWGFSARMIDMARRMAARA; encoded by the coding sequence ATGCGCGTTCTGATCAATGGGTTCGGCCGGATCGGTCGCACTCTCCTGCGCCAAATCCTCACCGATAGCCGCAACAGCGATATCGAGGTGGTTGGCATCAATGATATCGCCTCGCTTGAAACCTGCGCCTATCTGTTTTGCTATGACTCGGTTTTCGGTCCTTTTCCCGGAACGGTGGAGGAGGCACCTGATGCGCTGGTCGTCGATGGTCGTGCGATCCCCTTCACCATGCTTGCCGACCTCTCGCTTGCTGACCTTTCTGGCGTTGATCTGGTGCTGGAAAGCACCGGCAAAGCCAAGTCACGGGAGGTCGCCGAGCGCGGCCTGAAAGCGGGCGCCGCGGGCGTGCTGATATCCGGGCCGTCGGATGCTGCCGACATCACGGCAGTGTTCGGCGCCAATGCGGATTCCATCGGCGACGCGAAAATCGTTTCCAACGCCTCATGCACCACCAATGCCATCGCGCCTCTGCTTCGGCCTCTGCATGAGGCGCTCGGCATTGCACGCGCTCACATCACCACCGTGCATTGCTATACTGGCAGTCAGCCTACTGTGGATGCACCGGCAGCAAGCCTTGAGCGCAGCCGGGCGGCAGCGGTTTCCATGGTGCCAACGAGCACAAGCGCAGCCACACAGGTCGCCCGCGTTCTGCCCGCGATGGCCGACAAGCTGACGGTGTCAGCGGTGCGGGTGCCCTGCATCAGCGTCTCGGCCATCGATGCAGTCATACAGCTTGAGCGCGCTCCCGATCGCCCACTGGACCATCTGCTTCGTGAGACGTTTGCGGGATCGACGCTTGTTGGCCTTACAGACGATCCGTGCGTTTCAACGGATATGCGCGCCAGACCGGAATCGCTCGTTCTGGCGATGCCGGAAACACGTCAGGTTGGCGACCGCCAAGTGCGGCTTTTCGGCTGGTATGACAATGAATGGGGGTTTTCGGCGCGCATGATCGACATGGCACGGCGGATGGCGGCGCGGGCCTAG
- the msrA gene encoding peptide-methionine (S)-S-oxide reductase MsrA, whose product MLNLFASLTKKTEMPSPGEALEGREAPIPTAETHFINGNPLSGPYPDGHKVLDVGLGCFWGAEKAFWSLPGVYVTAVGYAAGSTPNPTYEEVCSGRTGHNEVVRIVYDPQVTSLETLLKTFWEAHDPTQGMRQGNDVGTQYRSGIYLPDDADIATAKASKAMYQEALTQAGRGQITTEIREAGPFYFAEDYHQQYLAKNPNGYCGLGGTGVSCPIGAGVSA is encoded by the coding sequence ATGCTCAACCTTTTTGCATCGCTAACGAAGAAGACCGAGATGCCATCGCCAGGTGAAGCCTTGGAAGGGCGCGAGGCGCCGATCCCAACGGCTGAGACCCATTTCATCAACGGCAATCCGCTGTCTGGCCCCTACCCTGACGGTCACAAGGTTTTGGATGTCGGCCTCGGCTGTTTCTGGGGCGCTGAAAAAGCCTTCTGGTCGCTGCCAGGCGTTTATGTGACGGCTGTCGGCTATGCGGCCGGGTCCACGCCGAACCCGACCTATGAAGAGGTCTGCTCGGGCCGAACCGGCCATAATGAGGTGGTGCGCATCGTCTATGATCCGCAGGTCACAAGCCTGGAGACGCTCCTGAAGACCTTTTGGGAAGCGCACGATCCGACGCAGGGCATGCGCCAAGGCAATGATGTCGGCACGCAATATCGCTCGGGCATCTATCTCCCAGACGATGCCGATATCGCAACCGCGAAAGCATCCAAGGCGATGTATCAGGAGGCTTTGACCCAGGCTGGACGTGGCCAGATTACCACCGAAATCCGTGAGGCCGGACCGTTCTATTTTGCCGAGGACTACCACCAGCAATATTTGGCCAAGAACCCGAATGGCTATTGTGGCCTCGGCGGCACGGGCGTTTCCTGCCCGATCGGGGCCGGTGTTTCGGCCTAA
- a CDS encoding DUF992 domain-containing protein, translated as MFSSTSSTEQSERFSGTRLLTATTAALAFAAALVVPANGQAVERVELGVLECAVDGGTGFIFGSTKDLRCTFDPADDMRPPEPYFGVISRFGVDIGSTSQGTIAWAVLAPTTDMWAPGALAGNYVGIGGEATAGVGLGANALLGGSNETFALQPLSVSTQVGLNFALGVSELELRAIAD; from the coding sequence ATGTTCTCTTCGACGTCCTCAACCGAGCAATCCGAACGGTTCAGTGGCACCCGCCTCTTGACCGCCACCACCGCTGCCCTTGCATTTGCGGCTGCTTTGGTCGTGCCAGCCAACGGTCAAGCCGTTGAGCGTGTCGAGCTTGGCGTTTTGGAATGCGCGGTGGATGGCGGAACCGGGTTCATTTTCGGCTCCACGAAGGATTTGCGCTGCACCTTCGACCCCGCCGACGACATGCGTCCACCGGAGCCCTATTTTGGGGTAATCTCGCGCTTTGGCGTTGACATCGGATCGACCAGTCAGGGCACCATCGCCTGGGCGGTGCTTGCCCCGACGACGGATATGTGGGCGCCTGGCGCTTTGGCGGGCAACTATGTCGGCATCGGTGGCGAGGCGACGGCCGGCGTTGGCCTTGGAGCGAACGCCTTGCTCGGCGGCTCGAACGAAACCTTTGCATTGCAGCCGCTGAGCGTCTCAACGCAGGTCGGTCTCAACTTCGCGCTCGGTGTCAGCGAGTTGGAACTGCGCGCCATCGCTGACTAA
- a CDS encoding KpsF/GutQ family sugar-phosphate isomerase, with protein MPNPSAMPTAVPTDASHEDSILDAARAVLATERAGLDALESALNGEFVTAVEWILRVKGRVIVSGMGKSGHIGTKIAATLASTGTPAHFVHPAEASHGDLGMITPDDLCILISNSGESRELADIVAYTRRFAIPMIAITKVRESSLGKQADLILQLPEVPEACTIGMAPTTSTTCTLALGDALAVAAMNERDFDASSFGDYHPGGKLGAHLTPVAALMHDGPGLPRVTPDAPMGDVLVEMTAKGLGIALVVDESDHLKGIITDGDLRRNLVGLMDHIALDIATKSPRTIQPSALASAAIGVMNEREITVLAVVDEDGILQGVLHMHDCLRAGIV; from the coding sequence ATGCCCAACCCTTCCGCCATGCCCACCGCCGTTCCAACTGATGCAAGTCATGAGGACAGCATTCTCGATGCTGCCCGGGCTGTGCTTGCGACCGAGCGCGCCGGTTTGGATGCGCTGGAGTCGGCGTTGAACGGCGAGTTCGTGACCGCAGTGGAATGGATATTGCGCGTCAAAGGCCGTGTCATCGTGTCAGGCATGGGCAAGTCGGGGCACATTGGCACCAAGATCGCCGCCACGCTTGCCTCCACGGGAACGCCGGCGCACTTTGTTCACCCTGCCGAGGCCAGCCACGGCGATCTCGGCATGATCACGCCGGACGATCTTTGCATCCTGATTTCCAATTCCGGCGAAAGCCGCGAGCTTGCTGACATCGTCGCCTATACCCGCCGCTTTGCGATCCCGATGATCGCCATCACCAAGGTGCGCGAGAGCTCGCTCGGCAAGCAGGCCGACCTCATCCTGCAATTGCCCGAGGTGCCGGAAGCCTGCACGATCGGCATGGCGCCGACCACATCGACCACCTGCACCTTGGCCCTCGGTGATGCGCTGGCTGTTGCGGCGATGAATGAGCGCGACTTCGATGCCTCAAGCTTTGGCGATTACCATCCGGGCGGCAAACTCGGCGCCCACCTGACGCCGGTCGCCGCGCTCATGCATGACGGGCCGGGACTGCCGCGCGTTACACCCGATGCACCGATGGGTGATGTGCTCGTCGAAATGACGGCCAAGGGGCTTGGGATCGCGCTGGTCGTTGATGAGAGCGACCACCTGAAAGGCATCATCACCGATGGCGATTTACGGCGTAACTTGGTCGGGTTGATGGACCATATCGCGCTTGATATCGCGACCAAATCGCCGCGCACTATTCAGCCCTCTGCGCTCGCCAGCGCCGCGATCGGTGTGATGAACGAACGCGAGATCACCGTGCTGGCGGTCGTCGATGAAGACGGCATTTTGCAAGGCGTTCTGCACATGCATGACTGCCTGCGCGCTGGCATCGTCTAA